The Pyrus communis chromosome 9, drPyrComm1.1, whole genome shotgun sequence genome has a segment encoding these proteins:
- the LOC137744597 gene encoding tocopherol O-methyltransferase, chloroplastic-like: protein MQYCFSGANSPKHSYSLTHSLTLSHRASAGRAVLPRRCHHCSSTVVAGASSGTDCVRRLNAVVETTAMDVVELKKGIAELYDESSGLWENIWGDHMHHGYYDPNADVSVSIPDHRAAQIRMIDEVLRFAGISEEPPIRIPKNLVDVGCGIGGSSRYLASKYGANAKGITLSPVQAERANALAAAQGLANQVSSSYF from the exons ATGCAGTATTGTTTTTCAGGAGCCAACTCTCCAAAGCACTCATActctctcactcactcactcactctctctcatcGAGCCTCTGCTGGTAGAGCAGTGCTGCCTCGCAGGTGCCACCACTGTTCGAGTACAGTCGTGGCTGGAGCGAGCTCAGGAACAGACTGTGTTAGGAGATTGAACGCGGTGGTGGAGACAACGGCAATGGATGTAGTGGAGTTGAAGAAGGGGATTGCTGAGCTTTACGACGAGTCATCTGGCTTGTGGGAGAACATTTGGGGGGACCACATGCACCACGGCTACTACGACCCGAACGCCGACGTTTCGGTCTCCATTCCTGACCATCGCGCCGCCCAGATTCGCATGATCGACGAGGTCCTCCGATTCGCCGGCATTTCTG AGGAGCCCCCAATTAGAATTCCCAAGAATTTGGTGGATGTGGGATGTGGGATCGGAGGGAGCTCCAGATATCTGGCCAGTAAATATGGCGCCAATGCAAAAGGCATCACCCTCAGCCCTGTGCAGGCTGAAAGGGCCAATGCTCTTGCTGCTGCTCAAGGGTTGGCCAACCAGGTATCCTCATCTTATTTCTAG
- the LOC137745678 gene encoding protein CDI-like produces MGSSDGKIHQVTSNGNIKESPLKIFVGYDPREDLAYEVCRHSILKRSSIPVEIIPIKQSELRKEGLYWRERGQFESTEFSFSRFLTPHLASYEGWAMFVDCDFLYLADIKELRDLIDDKYAIMCVQHDYTPKETTKMDGAVQTVYPRKNWSSMVLYNCGHPKNKVLTPEVVNKETGAFLHRFQWLEDNEIGSIPFVWNFLEGHNKVVGNDPQTQPKAVHYTRGGPWFEAWKHCEFADLWLNEKDEFVKESTKKTAT; encoded by the coding sequence ATGGGTTCGAGTGATGGGAAGATTCATCAAGTGACTTCTAATGGCAACATTAAGGAAAGTCCCCTTAAGATCTTTGTGGGTTATGATCCGCGTGAAGATCTCGCATACGAGGTCTGTCGCCATTCAATTTTGAAGCGGTCTTCAATCCCTGTTGAGATCATACCAATCAAACAATCAGAGCTGCGAAAGGAGGGCCTCTATTGGCGTGAACGAGGGCAATTTGAAAGCACCGAGTTCTCTTTTTCCCGGTTCTTGACTCCACATTTGGCGAGTTATGAAGGCTGGGCAATGTTTGTGGATTGTGATTTTCTTTACCTTGCTGACATTAAGGAGCTGCGAGACTTGATTGACGATAAGTATGCTATAATGTGTGTTCAACATGATTATACCCCGAAGGAGACAACAAAAATGGATGGAGCAGTGCAAACCGTGTATCCGAGGAAGAACTGGTCTTCCATGGTGTTGTATAACTGTGGGCATCCCAAGAACAAGGTCTTGACACCTGAGGTTGTGAATAAGGAAACGGGTGCTTTTCTTCATAGGTTTCAGTGGCTCGAGGACAATGAAATCGGGTCGATCCCATTTGTATGGAATTTTCTTGAGGGACATAACAAGGTTGTCGGAAATGATCCCCAAACACAACCCAAGGCTGTACACTACACTCGTGGAGGACCGTGGTTTGAGGCTTGGAAGCATTGCGAGTTTGCAGACCTGTGGCTGAACGAGAAGGATGAGTTCGTGAAGGAATCAACGAAGAAAACAGCGACTTAG